GCTTTTTTCTCGTGTCTATTTGGTTTAACTTAAGTGGATTGAGAATCAGATCAACAGGTACAAGTGCAACCTTTAAAACAATGAGATGTCAAttagtgatgaagaagagagcatCTCTTATGTGATTCGCTGAAAATGCTCTAACTCAATGAACTTTGGGAATAAAGGTTTAGGTTCTCTTCAGCAGAAAAGGAGCTCTTTTTAGTAAGTGggaaattttattattgtaaaaAAGAATCTCTAAACTTTGGATTATTTTCTGATGTAAATagtataatatacatataggAGAATAATATAACGACATATAGCAACGATGGAAAATTTATCACCAAAAATCATGTCATCTTTATCACTAAATGACTCAAGGGTGAAAGAACTTTGGACCAATTTCTAGATGGATATcaataaatttgttgaaattaaattatacgAAAGGGAATTAAACTGTAGAAGCTTGGTTCACATGTTTGATTTTCACAAAAATGTTTCGATTTGAACTTGCCATAGTACAATTTGCAACATATGCTTCTTTTACTCTGTTGTTTGCGTTATAATAAAATCgtctcaaaatatttaaaaatcatatGCAATTTGATTTAAGAATAAATTTGGAACTGTTTAGAAAGTTAGGTACCCAATTCATATACTTattaaatacaataaataaatcataaagttttatataCAGATGCACCAATTGTTTATAGATTATCTGTATACACAATTACACACTCTACTAATCAATGTACTTTAGCATAGAATAATACTTTTACTTCTACTAAGCTTGTTTCACTAATTATAATGTTTAGTTAGAGATAAAACCAttgaaaaatctcaaaaagtaataatcaatataaacaaatagaGAGAGCaatgataataataagatatatagGTCATAGTCTTGTCAATCATGTTAATGATAAAAACGACAAGGCTACAAAAGTAGTAgtagaagtagaagaagaagatgatgatagtgAAGACAAACTTGTGTCATAAGTGGTCTTACACAAATCCGTCTTGGAAACTGGTGTTTGCCTAATGGCCCTGCTGGGCTTTTGCTTCAGTCATTACCGAATCCTCTTGTATTGGCAGCTTTAATCCCAAATCTATTCAACTCATGCAATGATTTTGGACGAAGAAACTTCTCAATCCCAAATGACCCTTACTTCACCTTTCACTTTTTGTTCCATCGTAaagatttgaaactttttagaTCTTATGAAAAGGCACCACATCTTCATCaagtattttctttaaaatgtaggggaaaaaaaaatctagttcttttgttcatagTCAACCTGGACCAGTAGGTCGTTGGGCCTTGGGTCTTCAGTCACGTCGGCAATCAACATTCACTTACCCATTTGAAACATTGGATCAGCGTGACCAATGCCAACCCATTAATCTAAATGGTTTAAACAATCAAGCGTGCAAGGATAAATGCATTGGACTTGAGAGAACAAGATATGGAATTTGAAATGTTGCCTTACCAGTTAACAAGTGTCTCTGTTTCCTCCCAAGTTAATGTACCAAAACTCTTTGGTGCTTAATTGTGGGGGCTTTTATAATATTGGGTACATTTTGGGCCATAAATTAGAGAAAGAGCACATTATGATTGAGTTTATGAAGATAGGCAGTTTTTGGGAAATAAATTGACGAAATTGCCCCTGCGATTTCACTCATTCTCCTAAATTGTTTTTGCAGAATCTTTTCCTGAATTGTTTTTGCAGAGCCTCATATTGGATCGATTCCTAACTTGTTTCAATGGATGATGTATTAAGTACAGAGATTGATTATCCTATTTCTCTACTTAATCAATGTTTCTTTCTACAAGacaatatatacacaaaagatGTATTTACGGAAACAAAATCGATAGagacaaaaattagaaaatctGTTAATAACATTTCATCACCATCCAATTCAGATAAACCCCAATAAAATCAGTTAAAAGCTTTTTGATGGAAGAAAGCTAACCcctaagaaaatattatataacgAACCCAAATATACTAATCTTAAATAATTGGAATcgattaaaattttcaattatttcttATCCCTctttgaaattgaagaaagagaggatgaAATTAATTCAGATCAaacaattcaaattcaaaaaagcTATGGAGGATTACCACCTGCATcgtcgaggaagaagattggcCAGGCATAGATCTGAATTTTGTAAGGTGATGGAGAAGCAATGGACATCAATGGTGAGTTTAGAGGCAATAGATTCCATGCcattagagaaagagaaagagagagaaataatcGCACATTTCTGAGATCGATTGATATTGATGAATTCTCCTCAATTAGATTGAAGGtacaaggagaagaaactcAATTAGATTGAAGGATAAAACAGTCATccatataatataaaagtaTCTAAATTTGTAAGGAACATGAGATGTTCCTATATCTACAAAAGCACAGACTTTAATATGCTAATCCCATAATTGATCCCTTAATTGTGTGTGTATTCAAAATAAGCCCACTTCTTATAGGCAATGTAACACTTGACTCAAAAGCCAAAGCAGCCACTTAAATAGTTAAGTTACATTAAACAGAGAAGCAGCCTTCCCTAAGTTAAGCATTCTTAATCTAACCAAATATAATTCATATCTAACAATGTTAACTTCTCTTTCTATTCTTAATAATAACCTAACAAATTAACTTGGGTGGTGTACTATTCTGAGTTTGTTACTTGTCTTGTCCATGCACGGCTAGTGCTGGTGCTGTCTTAGAAGGGCTTGAAGGTACGTGGCTGTTGATACAGAAAATGTTTAAAGAGGAGACAAGTCTTTGTCAAAGTTTGCGGATGACGGCTATGAAATCGAAAACGaattttctttcagtttttcttaaaaatttttttttaccttaaaACAAtaagttaaataaataaaattaaatcgGATTTATCTTCTCGGTCGTCCGAAAATGGCAGAGTTGAATCCAAGAAGTTTTGTGTGGGAGTTGAGGTGGGAACTacgaaattaaatataatctaTGCgctattttacaaatttgttagTCCAAATCCACTATGTTGctaatatttaattacatGTTTAGATCCTAAttagtttgatgattatatAATCAATAccaaagaaagtgaagaaataaCCTAATTTATCAACTTGCCAGCTAGTGAAGTAGCTCCTTGGAGGTTtcagtaaaaaataataaaagtcGATAAAAAAATACTACCCAACTTCATGGTTTATTATTAAATGCGATGTGGTCGAGACAAAGTACCACTTGAGTACCGTACTAGGATATGCTcaacatatttaaaattttgaccAAGTCAAATTAACCAGCCAGAGATGTTAACAGTTAATGTAGTAGCCACCGGTCCAATGAAATTGCAAATGAACAAACGTAGCACCTGAAAACTCGCCACCGATCACGATCAGCACACTTTTTATGAATTGGTCAAGATATTATCTTCTATCATTAGATGAATACTTGCATGTTAGTATTCTCTACTATCAGACGgtgtgtatttttttatttatagggTTGAACGCTTTATTGTCCCATGCACACGTAAAAGTCGACCTCCCCATCATTTTTTCACTATAAATAGTGGTTGATTTCAAGCAGATTTCTtcaaactaaaacatatatacatcgAAAACAACTAAGTATAAACAATAGTCATGGCTAAGTCTGCTACCATCGTTACTCTTTTCTTCGCTgctcttgttttctttgctgCTCTTGGTGAGTAATGATGTTATCGTATACCATATGCATGGAAAATTGagttttaaccttttttctttcattttattgtGATAATTAACTGTGAGAGATATATCTATATGCAGAAGCACCGATGGTGGTGGAAGCACAGAAGTTGTGCGAGAGGCCAAGTGGGACATGGTCCGGAGTTTGCGGAAACAGTAACGCGTGCAAGAATCAGTGCATTAACCTTGAGAAAGCACGACATGGATCTTGCAACTATGTCTTCCCAGCTCACAAATGTATCTGCTACTTCCCATGTTAATCTACCAAGAGCTCTTAATGCTTAATTATAAAGTGTGTATTTCTATTAAATAAGTATGTGTCACTCTATGAGAGGTCTTATGACATGTACCAGATATGTTATGTTGCTTTGTTTTAATAAGATAAACTTTTACGTACGACGTATACTACTGTTTCTTCTTGTCCATATTTGTCTGCAAAACtccaacacaacacaaacgattatttgaaaatagaGAATCGGAGGAATATGTTATAGTATTTCATAAAAACTGCTTATAATAAAGAGTATTCAGCTTATACATAAAAGAGAGCTAGCTACATAACACAATCTCCGACTTAATTATATACCAAAGAGATTTACCTAGCTAATTCAACTTTAAAAAACGAGGTCTTGTGTTGAcatctttgaatttttatttattgtactTAGGCTCGGCTACAATGTAAAAAACAGGCGGTTTCGGAGAAGAATACCAAATGTATGTTTCCACCAAAATTATGTCAATTTACAAGACTGATATCTAGAATGTTCATGCTGATCAGCTAGTTATGTggttattcaaaaaatatctataGATATCCCAATTCCAAGATTTGTAAATTAtgttaatataaacaaaactgTTACTTCTATGGAGTTTGAACCAGCGTGGCAAAAATTTCCTGCAcccatattaatattaaattatctCAAGCTAGTATCTGATGTTAGATTTGTACTGTGTATCACACTGTACGTATGCTTGCTTACTTATTACTCTATTACAACagatatttgtgtgttttcatTGTTAAATAATGTAACAGAAATTTGTGGGTTTGACTGTTCTTTTTACTGAATTTCTCACTACTTGAAGTCTAACTAGAATAACATGTGActgttttataatttatagttCGAGGTTGATTCAGAAAAGTCGTAAAAATCTCTCATAAATGTATTACCGTATGGCTCTATATTGCATATATGGGCCCAATgtctcaagtctcaaccatgttttaaattttcagtACTAAGCAatgcatatgtttttgttagacacaatttttcttctttttttgataaaatgtgagtttttttttttttttgaaatgtgATTAATTACCAAAATGGAAACATTGTTACTTGCAAAAATCTTTGGGACAAATAGCTTCTAagacaatttgttttttaaaaagccTCAGAAACTAATAAACGCAAAGATTACAAATAGAGAACTATTACGAGCTAGGCATGGGAAAACCATTGAGAGAGCAGTCACCGCGGCCTTTGCGGTACCTTCGAGCCAGGAGAGTGTCTCTAATTAATGTGCTCCTGTCGATTTGCTTAAAGACAGAGGCAAATCTGTTATGGAGACTGTTTGTACTTGTCAAACTATGGGCCATCAGTCGACCGCAGCCATTGTTAGACACAATTAACTATGTGCGCCATCTATTATGGAGACTGTTTCCACTTGTCAAACTTTAGCACTATGCCTTTAAAGCTTTAACAAATGTTGAATGACTGAGAAACCGACAAACTTTAGTCTACTACATCTTATCTATATACTAATTAcgcaacaaaaaaataaaaaaaaattggataatgttttaaaacataacatattttactcttcttctatGACAGATGAATTACTACATTCCAAAATAAACAAGTAAAAACTCTTGTTTCGTGGATAAGCATGCACTAGGCAGTCAATTCATTTGGAGTCTCACCAAACCAAGTACCCCATGGGCCCTGGTGGCAAAAATGGTCACTAATCATGATATTTCAAGAGTTGTCATAATGGGCCTTAATTCGCTACTGGGCCTCAAGTGTGAGCCTTCGTGTTATTGTCTTTTCTAGCTTCCAGTTGTGTTAGTGTGTTTGTGCCTTTGTGTTATGGCCCTTATGGCACTCCATATTGTCACTTGAATCACTAATGTAAAgtttattcattttcaaataagTCGCTTTAAATAGAAGCACTAGATTTCATGATCAATCATTatcaaatttcttataaaaaaaatcataaagcCTGAAATTCATTTCATGTAAGAATCAGAATGAATGGGTAAAGGTGTTTTTGGTTGAGAGTAGGTAGAAGCGTAGAGCTAACTCTAACCCCTTCTTTAGTTTGGTATGATTGAATATTAgttcatataaatataattggtGAAATTTTGATGTGTCCTTGGTCCTTTAGAAGCAAACTGTAATAATGCGACCGTATGATTTGGATAAATCTAATGTGGGACAATTCATGATGTGTCGTATGCTCATTGGTAGGTTGAAAGAGAGTTGAGCACGTTCGTGTAAGATTTTTCGATTCTTATGTcgtaaagatgaagaaaactctttaaaattacaactataaaaacaaagacaaagacactCTTGACAAAATTAAACCATATTAATTTGATAAGGGATTTGAGAAAAAGGAATGAAATGGTGCCGTAACACTAAGTCGCACGTTCTTGACGAGAGTCGTCCCAATCCAATGATTAATATTTGGCAATTTCATGCCCTCCCTCCCCATAGTTTGGTCGTTTATTATGCTTTactcttagttttttttcttaaaaattataatctttatttatttgctgtcttttttttttataattgtcaATTAGGTTAACAACTATGGTCAAATTAGAAAAcattagtttttgttaaaagaaaattaaaaaaaaaatccatgtTTATTAGTGaattaggtttttattttggtggtAGTTTAGCTAATCTCATAAAACAGATAGTAATTTCATAATGTAAAAAGATATTTCTACTAtacagaaaaggaaaagaaaaaaaaaaactcattacAACGGATAATTTCTCAATTtgtattcaaattcaaaattaaaagtgctcaaaattagtattatttaaaagaaatactAAAGTGGGGTGAGTGTAAATGATAAGGTGTTGTTTGGTGTAGCAAATAGCTGGCATAAGGTTGGTATTGAAAAGCTCATCTCAGAATCATCAACGGCCCAAAACACATtgcaaattaaagaaaaagcaaagattTTCCTCATTCTTTTGCCATTATTATCTCTCATCGATTTGGCTTGCTACTTTTGAATTTACCCGTGTTCTACTACGATTcgggattagggttttttcttgAGTTAGAAAAGattgtttcttgattcttggGAATGGCTGggatttgaggaagaagaagtgcaAAAGGGTTctttttttgagtttgtgaATTTGCTGCGGAGATGAGTGCTTCGAGGTTTATAAAGTGTGTCACCGTCGGCGATGGTGCCGTCGGAAAAACTTGTATGCTGATTTCTTACACAAGCAACACTTTCCCTACGgtaaagtttcttccttttgctcTCAGTAGTGATCTTGAAGCATTCTTTGAAAATGGGTTTTTGGAGATTATTCATCTTTGTTCTTGAATGTGATTGATTAGCTggtaaaaattgtaaaaatcaATTCTTGACATGTTTCTTCAGAACTTTTATTGATGCTTCCATGGATTTAGCTTCTTTGTTATTTATCTTTACCTATGAgcattgttcttctttcattttggaCTTCATGTTCAATTTGTATGTATTAGTCAAATTTGCAGATATGAGGATCTATAATCTTTTCCATTATTGTGTGTGTTAATGATGATCCACtattgtgtgtgttttagtTTAACAAACTCTATGACTTGGTTACTGAATATCAGGACTATGTTCCAACTGTTTTCGACAACTTCAGTGCTAATGTGGTTGTAGATGGGAACACGGTGAATCTTGGATTGTGGGATACAGCTGGTAAATAATCCTTTTGAAACTCATCAAATctggttttcttgtttttttgtggtttcatTTTGACTGATAATTCTTGGGTTTGTGCAGGTCAAGAAGACTATAACAGGTTAAGACCGTTGAGTTACCGTGGTGCCGATGTCTTCATTCTTGCATTCTCGCTTATTAGCAAAGCTAGCTACGAGAATGTAGCCAAGAAGGTTAGCTTTTTGTTGATCTAACGTCTTTCATTTGATAGTAATAACTTTCGTTAAGCTGATTTTGAATTGGTTCCttcatttgcttttttttttttttttttctttatttcagtGGATTCCTGAGCTTAGGCATTATGCCCCTGGTGTTCCTATAATCCTCGTTGGAACGAAACTCGGTATTGACTCTCTTCTTGTCTAAAAACTCTTTCCTTATaataagaaagagatgaataaTAATTCAAGTTTTGGAATTTGCAGATCTTCGAGATGACAAGCAATTCTTCATAGACCATCCTGGTGCAGTGCCTATTACTACAAACCAGGTACATAACTCCacaattctttaaaacaatAGTGTTTTTTGCTTTGCGAGTTCTTGATCTTTAGTTGTTTGTCTGCAGGGAGAGGAACTAAAGAAACTGATAGGATCACCAATCTACATTGAATGTAGTTCAAAGACTCAGCAGGTATACTACACACATAAATAATATCTCAcatgtctttttgtttgggATTTTTGTATTTGGTAAGACAGTGAAAATGTTGATTGTTGGGTTTTGCAGAATGTGAAAGCAGTCTTTGACGCAGCCATAAAAGTGGTGCTTCAGCCAccgaaacagaagaagaagaaaaagaacaagaaccgCTGCGTGTTCTTGTGATCGAACATCTCTTAAAACGAAAAAAGGTTTAGGTAACAAAAGAAGCTGAAGGAAAACGAACACCTGCAACATTGTATAGTTGTTGAATCCGGCTTGTTTCGGtctttactcttctttttgCTGGTGAATCTAATGAGTGAACTGAGGCCAAGAGGAGGATTCTGGGTAAGAGAAGGGGATGTGTTCTTTTCTTggtgtgttgttgttgttgttgtactTTTGCTATGTAGACTAATCTCTTAATACTatgttgtctttgtttttgctgTTGGGGTccattttgtattttctttaacagaaatcttaattaattttttagtgACTTTTTTTAAGCTTCCGTTGATCTTATGGTCTTGTATTGGTATGTAATTAGATTCAGACAACGAAGAACATCTTGAGATAGATCTCTATATACAATAAGATTAGAGACATCGTTGAATTGAGGCATAGTTTCAAAGAATGGTTTACAGAAACGAGGATTCTATACACACAGGTGAGGTGAGTAtaaggaacaaagaaaataacaattacaaaggttttcTCCATTTTGTAATAAGaccgaaaagaaaacaaacatgtgTAGTGTACACTTCCTTTTCAGAGTTTCCAACATTTCTTTGGAAAATACAGAGAATTCCTCTCGGGATTTGATGAGGCTTGTGTCTCGGATTTAAGTCACAGCTTGATAGGGTCATATTTCTCACCCATCAAACCACCTTTCTGTTTTATGAACTTAATGTAACGCAATGTACTTGTAAAGAAGGGATCTGAGTGGATTGTCGTGTTACCGTTGTCGCTTTGCATCTCATTGTTGATCAATTCTATGAGGCTCTGTATATCAGATGGAGTGATATGTGGATTCCCTTTCTCAAAGAAGTAAATGTACCTGTTgtatatgaaaaaaacatttttagtaTTGAGATGCTGCTTTGTGTATGAATCTGTGTGTcagatgtttttgtttgtttgttgttaagTATACTGACTTGTTCAAGATTTCAACAAACAGCGTGACTGGTCCGCTGCTACCTCTGGTTGCACTAGCCATTTGTTGAGCTGCGTTCGCTATCCTCAGTGCACGTCTTAAACAGAGAAGAACTCTGCAGAATAACATTGAGAATCGATTAGTTCTGGAGATAAGAAGATCAATGACTTACCCATGGTTAAGTTTTCTCTCGGCTAATGACAACGAAacagaaaataagagaaaaatgtgATAGTAATGAAAGCGGAAAAGAACTTACCTTTCTCCATCTTTAATACCATCTGGATCATCGACCCAAAAGAGGTGAGAGCATGCGTAAACCGCTCGGCATTGGTCAGGCTTCTTAAGAAGCCTTGCTGAGTACTGgtcacaaagaaaatataagcGTTTGGAtagaaattgagaagaaagcTTGTAAAATGAGAAATCATTGGCAAAATATTTGTACCCCGGTTGCCTTATGTGTCAAGGTGTCCCTATTTTCA
This sequence is a window from Arabidopsis thaliana chromosome 1 sequence. Protein-coding genes within it:
- the LCR67 gene encoding low-molecular-weight cysteine-rich 67 (low-molecular-weight cysteine-rich 67 (LCR67); FUNCTIONS IN: molecular_function unknown; INVOLVED IN: defense response; LOCATED IN: endomembrane system, cell wall; CONTAINS InterPro DOMAIN/s: Gamma thionin (InterPro:IPR008176), Knottin (InterPro:IPR003614); BEST Arabidopsis thaliana protein match is: plant defensin 1.3 (TAIR:AT2G26010.1); Has 172 Blast hits to 172 proteins in 42 species: Archae - 0; Bacteria - 0; Metazoa - 0; Fungi - 0; Plants - 171; Viruses - 0; Other Eukaryotes - 1 (source: NCBI BLink).), with protein sequence MAKSATIVTLFFAALVFFAALEAPMVVEAQKLCERPSGTWSGVCGNSNACKNQCINLEKARHGSCNYVFPAHKCICYFPC
- the ARAC5 gene encoding RAC-like GTP binding protein 5 (RAC-like GTP binding protein 5 (ARAC5); CONTAINS InterPro DOMAIN/s: Ras GTPase (InterPro:IPR001806), Small GTP-binding protein (InterPro:IPR005225), Ras (InterPro:IPR013753), Small GTPase, Rho type (InterPro:IPR003578); BEST Arabidopsis thaliana protein match is: RHO-related protein from plants 2 (TAIR:AT1G20090.1); Has 24632 Blast hits to 24606 proteins in 682 species: Archae - 9; Bacteria - 69; Metazoa - 12688; Fungi - 3833; Plants - 2700; Viruses - 20; Other Eukaryotes - 5313 (source: NCBI BLink).); its protein translation is MSASRFIKCVTVGDGAVGKTCMLISYTSNTFPTDYVPTVFDNFSANVVVDGNTVNLGLWDTAGQEDYNRLRPLSYRGADVFILAFSLISKASYENVAKKWIPELRHYAPGVPIILVGTKLDLRDDKQFFIDHPGAVPITTNQGEELKKLIGSPIYIECSSKTQQNVKAVFDAAIKVVLQPPKQKKKKKNKNRCVFL